Sequence from the Deinococcus ruber genome:
TTACGTGAACACCAAGAGTTCGCTCGGCGACTTCGACCTGAAGGCAGCAGGCGCGGCCCTCGACGCGATGGGCCTGAAAGACACCGACGGCGACGGCGTTCGCAACATCGCCAAGGGCAAGAACCTGGAATTCGACCTGACCTACGGCACCGATTCCAGCGTCTATCCGGCGCTTGCTACCATCATCCAGAACGATTTCAAGCAGATCGGCGTGAAGGTGAATTTGCAGGGCATCCTGGCGAAGAACCTGCTCTCGACGGGTCTGAGCGGCAACTACGAGGCGATTCTGCACGCGTTTGGCGACCAGCCCGACCCCGAGCTGCGCCGTCCCATCTGGGAGCCGGGCGGAGCGCTGTACTACTGGCACCGCAGCCTTCAGCCCGCCAACGACGGCGGCACGCCCAACATCGCCAAGATGTTCCCCTGGGAAAAGGAAATCTACAACATCTTCGAAACGGCGGCAGTCACGCCCGACGCGGGCCAGCGCAAGGCGCTCTACACCCGCTGGCAGCTGCTGTTCGCCCACAACCTGCCGGTCATTCCGCTGCTCAAGCCCGAGAACATCGGCGCGGTTTCCAACAAGTACGGCAACTACATCTATAACCTGGGTGTTATTCCCGGTTACAACCCCGTGCCGCTGATCTACGTCAAATAACGAGCTGAACGAAGCAGCTGTTTGCAGCAGTAACTGAAGCGTGTCGTCTGTGGCGCGTGGCGTGTGGGATGGCATCTGGACGCCCCTGCATCCACGCGCCTTCTCACGACCGATCCTCAAGGAGTTCCGCCCCATGTTTTTCTACAAGCCACACGCTGCCGTGCTGACCCACTCATGCTGAGCTTTATTCTGCGCCGCGTGCTGGGCATGCTTCCCACGCTGCTGATCATCAGTGCGATCTGCTTTCTGGTCATCAAGCTCCAGCCGGGCAGCTTCACCGATCAGTATCTCGAAGACCCGCGCTTCACCAAGGAAACGGCGGCGGCCATCGCCCGGCAACTCGGCCTCGATCAGCCGCCCGTCGTGCAGTATTTTCACTGGCTGGCAGGCGTGGTCACGCATTTCGACTTCGGCTATTCGTTCCTGCAAAACCGCCCGGTGGTCACGGTCATCGGAGAGTTGCTCGGCTGGACAGTCTTCATCGCCTTCTTCACGCTGGTCTTCAGCTGGCTGGTCGCCATTCCGCTGGGCATCTATACGGCCTTCAACCGCCACAGTGTCGGCTCTCAGATCATCGGCTTTCTGGGGTATCTGGGCCTCGCCATTCCCGATTTTCTGGCGGCCCTGCTGATCGTGGCACTCGTCCTGCGGCTGGGCGGAACCAACGTCGGCGGCCTGTTCAGCCCGAACTTTATCGACGCGCCGTGGTCGTGGGCCAGGGTGCTCGACCTGCTCAATCACCTGTGGATTCCGGTGCTGGCAGTGGGGCTGGAAGGCGTGGCGGGCCTGATGCGTCAGATGCGGGCCAGTATGCTCGACGTGCTGGGGCAGGATTACGTCAGGACGGCGCGGGCCAAGGGTGCGCGGCCCCAGCAGGTGATCTGGCGGCACGCGGTCAGAAACGCTATCAATCCGCTGATCAGTCTGGCGGGCCTGAGTCTGCCGACCCTGATTTCCGGCACCATCATCATCAGCATCGTGCTGAATCTGCCGACCATCGGGCCGCTGCTGTACGACAGTCTGGTGAACAAAGATCAGTACATGGCCCTGACGCTGCTGATGATGTCGGCGTTCCTGCTGCTGATCGGCAATCTGCTGTCCGATATCGCGCTGGCGTGGGCCGACCCGCGTGTGAGGTACGCATGAAGCGCTGGACATCGCAACAGCCCGCGATCTTGACTGCCTTCCGCCTTCCAACTCCCCATGACCGGGGTTCCAGATGACGGCCATTCCTGCCCCCAAACAGCGTTCCGAGGCCAGCGCTCTGGCCCTGGCGTGGCGGCGTTACCGCAAATCCAAACTCGGCGTGCTGGGCGGCTGGGTGCTGATCGTGCTGTATCTCAGCGCCCTGCTGGCCCCCTTCCTGTCGCCCTACGACATCACCGCCCAGCATCAGGGCCACGAGTATCAGCCGCCCAGCCGCCTGCACATCATGGTGAACGGCCACCTCACCCGGCCTTTCGTGTACGGCACAAAGGAAACCCGCGACCCGGTGACGTTCGCCCGCAAGACGGTAGACGACCCTGCGGTGCAGGTGCCGGTGCAGTGGTTCGTCCACGGCGAGCCGTACCGCTTCTTCGGCATTCATACCGACCTGCACCTGTTTGGCCTGCCGCTCGCCTCCGACGCGGCGACGCAGGTGTATTACTTCCCCTTCGGCACCGATCAGCTGGGCCGCGATCTGTTGTCGCGCACGCTGGTGGGCGGGCAGGTCAGCCTGACGGTGGGTCTGATCGGCGTCGCCATCTCGTTTGCCATCGGCATTCTGATGGGCGGCCTCAGCGGGTATTACGGCGGCCTGACCGACACCCTGATTCAGCGCTTCGTTGA
This genomic interval carries:
- a CDS encoding ABC transporter permease, producing MLSFILRRVLGMLPTLLIISAICFLVIKLQPGSFTDQYLEDPRFTKETAAAIARQLGLDQPPVVQYFHWLAGVVTHFDFGYSFLQNRPVVTVIGELLGWTVFIAFFTLVFSWLVAIPLGIYTAFNRHSVGSQIIGFLGYLGLAIPDFLAALLIVALVLRLGGTNVGGLFSPNFIDAPWSWARVLDLLNHLWIPVLAVGLEGVAGLMRQMRASMLDVLGQDYVRTARAKGARPQQVIWRHAVRNAINPLISLAGLSLPTLISGTIIISIVLNLPTIGPLLYDSLVNKDQYMALTLLMMSAFLLLIGNLLSDIALAWADPRVRYA
- a CDS encoding ABC transporter permease; this encodes MTAIPAPKQRSEASALALAWRRYRKSKLGVLGGWVLIVLYLSALLAPFLSPYDITAQHQGHEYQPPSRLHIMVNGHLTRPFVYGTKETRDPVTFARKTVDDPAVQVPVQWFVHGEPYRFFGIHTDLHLFGLPLASDAATQVYYFPFGTDQLGRDLLSRTLVGGQVSLTVGLIGVAISFAIGILMGGLSGYYGGLTDTLIQRFVEVLLSFPRLPILLALSTLIPAKWPSAWVYLGIVAVLSLIGWAGLARVLRGQVLAIRQLDYVSAAQALGTRDLRIILRHITPNLSSFLLVTATLALPGYILGESALSFLGLGIKEPMTSWGLLLADARREGFQTLSLYPWLLLPGLFLVVTILAFNFFGDALRDAADVQTRL